In one Streptomyces marincola genomic region, the following are encoded:
- a CDS encoding enoyl-CoA hydratase/isomerase family protein: protein MSLLDRDGIRVSVGDAVATVTLTRGEKRNAQTPAMWRALAEAGRILPGDVRVVILRGEGASFSAGLDRRAFTPEGIDDDLSFADLARRPDAEVDAVIAGFQEAFTWWRRNDLVSVAAVQGHAIGAGFQLALACDLRVCAQDAQFAMRETSLGLVPDLGGTHPLVSLVGYARALEICGTGRAVRADEAERIGLANLVVPPADLDAAANDLAAALLAAPRDALTETKALLRAATTHGYDEQRGAERAAQARRLRDLAGLGE, encoded by the coding sequence ATGAGCCTGCTCGACCGGGACGGGATACGGGTGTCGGTGGGTGACGCCGTGGCCACGGTCACGCTGACCCGCGGGGAGAAGCGCAACGCGCAGACCCCGGCGATGTGGCGGGCCCTGGCCGAGGCCGGCCGGATCCTGCCGGGCGACGTCCGGGTGGTGATCCTGCGCGGCGAGGGCGCCTCGTTCTCCGCCGGGCTCGACCGGCGGGCGTTCACCCCCGAGGGGATCGACGACGACCTGTCGTTCGCCGACCTCGCCCGCCGCCCCGACGCGGAGGTGGACGCGGTGATCGCCGGGTTCCAGGAGGCGTTCACCTGGTGGCGCCGCAACGACCTGGTGAGCGTCGCCGCCGTGCAGGGCCACGCCATCGGGGCCGGTTTCCAGCTGGCGCTCGCCTGCGACCTGCGCGTGTGCGCGCAGGACGCGCAGTTCGCGATGCGCGAGACCTCGCTCGGGCTCGTGCCCGACCTCGGAGGCACCCACCCCCTGGTGTCGCTCGTCGGGTACGCCCGCGCCCTGGAGATCTGCGGCACCGGCCGCGCGGTGCGCGCCGACGAGGCGGAACGCATCGGCCTCGCCAACCTCGTCGTGCCCCCGGCCGACCTCGACGCCGCCGCGAACGACCTGGCCGCGGCCCTGCTCGCCGCGCCCAGGGACGCCCTGACCGAGACCAAGGCGCTGCTGCGCGCGGCCACGACCCACGGATACGACGAGCAGCGCGGCGCGGAACGGGCCGCCCAGGCCCGCCGGCTGCGCGACCTCGCCGGCCTCGGCGAGTAG
- a CDS encoding helix-turn-helix domain-containing protein: MAETLKKGSRVTGPAREKLAADLKRKYESGASIRALAEETGRSYGFVHRMLSEADVTLRGRGGATRGKKAAPTP; encoded by the coding sequence GTGGCCGAGACTCTGAAGAAGGGCAGCCGGGTGACCGGCCCCGCGCGCGAGAAGCTCGCGGCGGACCTGAAGCGTAAGTACGAATCGGGCGCGAGCATCCGCGCCCTGGCCGAGGAGACCGGCAGGTCCTACGGCTTCGTGCACCGGATGCTCAGCGAGGCCGACGTCACGTTGCGCGGCCGAGGCGGTGCCACGCGCGGCAAGAAGGCCGCCCCGACGCCCTGA
- a CDS encoding DEDDh family exonuclease, whose protein sequence is MLEDHQAAADLSPARVPAPRPADGPWPAEYPDGYAVVDVETTGLGRADRIVSAAVYRLTARGEVEDHWYTLVDPQRDPGPSWLHGITADMLAGAPLFADVAGEFAERLAGRVLVAHNAVFDWNMIAREYARAGRTPPVEQRLCTILLSKALALPLGNHKLETLAAYYGVEQRRAHHALDDARVLAEAFRPSLHHAAGRGLPLPLHVCRPLTAWTDQGGRTPAGSGRSWRTGRRGGPRRTCPWPNPGRYEAGGRLVQGMRVAFSGDTSIERELLEDRAFEAGLHVASAVSRLTSLLVTNDPDATTSKVVNARAYGTPILDEAAFTHLLRDVDPAPGG, encoded by the coding sequence ATGCTCGAAGACCACCAGGCAGCAGCGGACCTCTCCCCCGCCCGGGTTCCCGCCCCGCGGCCCGCCGACGGGCCGTGGCCCGCGGAGTATCCCGACGGGTACGCCGTGGTGGACGTCGAGACCACGGGTCTCGGGCGCGCGGACCGGATCGTGTCGGCGGCCGTCTACCGGCTCACGGCCAGGGGCGAGGTGGAGGACCACTGGTACACGCTGGTCGATCCGCAGCGCGACCCGGGACCGAGCTGGCTGCACGGGATCACGGCGGACATGCTGGCCGGGGCGCCCCTGTTCGCCGATGTCGCCGGGGAGTTCGCCGAACGGCTCGCGGGGCGCGTGCTCGTCGCCCACAACGCGGTGTTCGACTGGAACATGATCGCCCGCGAGTACGCGAGGGCCGGACGCACGCCTCCCGTCGAGCAGCGGTTGTGCACGATCCTGCTGTCCAAGGCGCTGGCGCTGCCGCTCGGCAACCACAAGCTGGAGACGCTGGCCGCCTATTACGGCGTGGAGCAGCGGCGGGCGCACCACGCGCTCGACGACGCCCGGGTCCTGGCGGAGGCGTTCCGGCCGAGCCTGCACCACGCGGCCGGGCGGGGCCTGCCCCTGCCGCTGCACGTCTGCCGGCCGCTGACCGCGTGGACGGACCAGGGCGGGCGGACCCCGGCGGGGTCCGGGCGCTCCTGGCGGACCGGCCGCCGCGGCGGGCCGCGCAGGACCTGCCCGTGGCCCAACCCCGGCCGGTACGAGGCGGGCGGCCGGCTGGTGCAGGGCATGCGGGTGGCGTTCTCCGGGGACACCTCCATCGAGCGCGAGCTGCTGGAGGACCGGGCGTTCGAGGCGGGCCTGCACGTGGCCTCCGCCGTCTCCCGGCTGACCAGCCTGCTCGTCACCAACGACCCGGACGCCACCACGTCCAAGGTGGTGAACGCGCGGGCCTACGGGACGCCGATCCTGGACGAGGCGGCCTTCACGCACCTGCTGCGGGACGTGGACCCGGCGCCGGGCGGCTGA
- a CDS encoding alpha/beta fold hydrolase — MPPQEVIIDDRPVRLAVRDHGGSGSPVLLLHGLGGTLLHWDAVAPRLTGAHRVVSMDLRGHGLSGDGPWEWEAVLDDVRAVIDHVGLDAPVLVGHSLGGMVAVRWALRHPDGPGIVNLDGLRSAETAPRHYAGIEPGELTGLLAELKALFDAQAEMMARPLPEAQAAMLPERALRTTAEGVYARPDAALARQIRYDPYFQDSVEAVADIRCPALFVLATENLPGLPGRVGDLMPALRAGIRRDLLPLVADRPHLRVLELPASHHMVAELPERVARAVLELTDPVSDAR; from the coding sequence GTGCCACCCCAAGAAGTGATCATCGATGATCGTCCGGTGCGTCTGGCCGTCCGCGACCACGGCGGCAGCGGCTCTCCCGTGCTGCTGCTCCACGGCCTGGGCGGCACCCTCCTGCACTGGGACGCCGTCGCGCCGCGGCTGACCGGCGCACACCGGGTGGTCTCCATGGACCTGCGCGGTCACGGGCTGTCCGGCGACGGGCCGTGGGAGTGGGAGGCGGTCCTCGACGACGTGCGGGCGGTCATCGACCACGTCGGCCTGGACGCTCCCGTGCTGGTCGGCCACTCCCTCGGCGGCATGGTCGCGGTGCGTTGGGCACTGCGCCACCCGGACGGCCCCGGCATCGTCAACCTCGACGGCCTGCGTTCGGCCGAGACCGCGCCACGGCACTACGCGGGCATCGAGCCGGGCGAGCTGACCGGGCTGCTGGCCGAGCTGAAGGCGCTCTTCGACGCCCAGGCCGAGATGATGGCCCGGCCGCTGCCCGAGGCCCAGGCCGCGATGCTTCCCGAACGGGCGCTGCGCACCACCGCCGAGGGCGTGTACGCGCGGCCGGACGCCGCGCTGGCCAGGCAGATCAGGTACGACCCGTACTTCCAGGACAGCGTCGAGGCGGTGGCCGACATCCGTTGCCCCGCCCTGTTCGTCCTGGCCACCGAGAACCTTCCCGGCCTGCCGGGCCGCGTCGGCGATCTCATGCCGGCGCTGCGCGCCGGAATCCGCCGCGACCTGCTGCCCCTCGTCGCCGATCGGCCGCACCTGCGCGTGCTCGAACTGCCGGCCAGTCACCACATGGTCGCCGAACTGCCCGAGCGGGTCGCCCGGGCCGTGCTGGAACTGACGGACCCGGTCAGCGACGCCCGGTGA
- a CDS encoding metallopeptidase TldD-related protein, with amino-acid sequence MTPRSTGAPHETVERALELSRADATVVIADEESTANLRWAGNTLTTNGETRGRRITVVATVDGGRGTASGVVSRGGATADDLAPLVLAAEEAARQSPPAEDARPLAGHRAPDPHFTAPPAETSSAVFASFAPALGATFARARARGRELFGFASHRMVSSYLGTSTGLRLRHDQPAGHVELNAKSPDRTRSAYVTVPTDDFSDVDPAALDAGLATRLGWAERRVDLPPGRYETLLPPGSVADLVVYLHWASDAGRAHQGRTVFSGRDGGTRAGERLAGLPLTLWSDPAAPGVAGCPFVLARASTDSLTPAVSVFDNGLPHARTDWIADGVLRRLPTTRHTAELTGLPHAPFGDNLLLDAGGTGGIEDLVARTRRGLLVTSLWYIREVDPMTLLLTGLTRDGVYLVENGEVTGAVNNFRFNESPLDALGRASEAGARRRCRSREWGEYFPRTAMPALRVPEFHMSSVSPGV; translated from the coding sequence ATGACCCCCCGCAGCACCGGCGCGCCGCACGAGACCGTCGAACGCGCCCTCGAACTGTCCCGGGCCGACGCCACCGTCGTCATCGCCGACGAGGAGTCCACGGCCAACCTGCGCTGGGCAGGCAACACGCTCACCACCAACGGCGAGACCCGCGGGCGCAGGATCACGGTCGTCGCGACCGTCGACGGCGGCCGGGGAACGGCGTCCGGCGTGGTCTCCCGCGGCGGCGCCACGGCCGATGACCTCGCCCCCCTGGTCCTCGCCGCCGAGGAGGCGGCGCGCCAGTCGCCGCCCGCCGAGGACGCCCGCCCCCTGGCCGGCCACCGCGCCCCGGACCCGCACTTCACGGCGCCGCCGGCCGAGACCTCATCCGCGGTGTTCGCCTCCTTCGCGCCCGCGCTCGGCGCGACGTTCGCCCGGGCCCGCGCCCGGGGCCGCGAGCTGTTCGGCTTCGCGAGCCACCGGATGGTGTCCTCCTACCTGGGCACCTCCACCGGGCTGCGGCTGCGGCACGACCAGCCGGCCGGGCACGTCGAGCTGAACGCCAAGTCGCCCGACCGCACCAGGTCCGCCTACGTGACCGTGCCGACCGACGACTTCTCCGACGTGGACCCGGCCGCCCTGGACGCCGGCCTCGCCACCAGGCTCGGCTGGGCGGAGCGGCGCGTCGACCTGCCGCCGGGCCGCTACGAGACGCTGCTCCCGCCCGGCTCCGTCGCGGACCTGGTGGTCTACCTGCACTGGGCGTCCGACGCGGGCCGGGCACACCAGGGGCGCACGGTGTTCAGTGGCCGCGACGGCGGCACCCGGGCCGGCGAGCGGCTCGCGGGCCTGCCGCTGACCCTGTGGAGCGACCCGGCCGCGCCGGGTGTCGCCGGCTGCCCGTTCGTCCTCGCGCGGGCCTCGACCGACTCGCTGACCCCGGCCGTGTCGGTGTTCGACAACGGCCTGCCGCACGCCCGCACCGACTGGATCGCCGACGGCGTGCTGCGCCGGCTGCCGACCACCCGCCACACCGCGGAGCTGACCGGGCTGCCGCACGCGCCGTTCGGCGACAACCTGCTGCTGGACGCGGGCGGCACCGGCGGCATCGAGGACCTCGTCGCCCGCACCCGGCGCGGACTGCTGGTGACGTCCCTGTGGTACATCCGCGAGGTGGACCCGATGACGCTGCTGCTGACGGGTCTGACCAGGGACGGCGTGTATCTCGTGGAGAACGGCGAGGTGACCGGCGCGGTGAACAACTTCCGCTTCAACGAGTCCCCGCTCGACGCGCTCGGCCGGGCCTCCGAGGCGGGCGCCCGGCGGCGCTGCCGTTCCCGCGAGTGGGGCGAGTACTTCCCCCGCACGGCGATGCCGGCGCTGCGCGTGCCCGAGTTCCACATGAGTTCGGTCAGCCCCGGCGTGTAG
- a CDS encoding DUF6286 domain-containing protein, producing the protein MERTGPPAAPGRGAGGPAARRFWSERRGPAALVAAVLTGASGLLLYDIVSVRADRPAASWRRTLADGLATRHLDDAWVVLGASAAVLTGVWLIALALTPGLRGLLPMRRDDELMRPGIERGAVALVLRNRAMEVSGVRSVRVDVGRRRIRALAEAHFREIDTVRADLEAVLSHGVAELGLAREPALTVHVRRPPKP; encoded by the coding sequence CTGGAGCGGACCGGCCCCCCGGCCGCACCCGGCCGGGGCGCGGGCGGGCCCGCCGCCCGCCGGTTCTGGTCGGAGCGCCGCGGACCCGCCGCGCTGGTCGCCGCCGTGCTGACGGGGGCGAGCGGCCTGCTGCTCTACGACATCGTGTCGGTGCGCGCGGACCGGCCCGCGGCCTCCTGGCGGCGCACCTTGGCCGACGGCCTCGCCACCCGCCACCTGGACGACGCCTGGGTCGTGCTCGGCGCCTCGGCCGCCGTGCTGACCGGCGTCTGGCTGATCGCGCTCGCCCTCACCCCGGGCCTGCGCGGCCTGCTGCCCATGCGCCGGGACGACGAGCTGATGCGCCCCGGCATCGAACGGGGCGCCGTCGCGCTGGTCCTGCGGAACCGGGCCATGGAGGTGTCGGGCGTGCGCTCGGTCCGGGTGGACGTCGGCAGGCGCCGCATCCGGGCGCTCGCCGAGGCCCACTTCCGCGAGATCGACACCGTCAGGGCGGACCTGGAGGCCGTGCTGTCCCACGGCGTCGCGGAACTCGGGCTCGCGCGTGAGCCCGCCCTGACCGTGCACGTCCGCCGGCCCCCCAAGCCCTGA
- a CDS encoding SURF1 family cytochrome oxidase biogenesis protein, whose amino-acid sequence MYRFLLSRQWVILTLVALLMVPAFTWLGFWQLNRHEQRVERNDLIAASLAAPAVPMTDLSSAGGAVDPDDRYRPVTATGVYDPGHEVVVRHRENDDGAMGYYVLTPLVRADGSAVMVNRGWVAAGREVTRVPEVAAPPGGEVTVTGRLMADESTGSTGIRERSGLPDGMVMMISSQERADAMGVPVLGGYLELTATDPEPADGEAQPAPLPEPDHTGIGAHFAYAVQWWLFAAGVPVGWVLLLRREVQDQRRADAKAAAGGGDGAGGPAREPAAAAGAS is encoded by the coding sequence GTGTACCGCTTTCTGCTGTCCCGGCAGTGGGTGATCCTCACCCTCGTCGCGCTGCTGATGGTGCCCGCCTTCACGTGGCTCGGGTTCTGGCAGCTCAACCGGCACGAGCAGCGTGTCGAGCGCAACGACCTGATAGCCGCGAGCCTCGCGGCGCCCGCGGTGCCCATGACCGACCTCTCGTCGGCGGGCGGGGCCGTGGATCCGGACGACCGGTACCGGCCGGTGACGGCGACGGGCGTGTACGACCCGGGCCACGAGGTCGTGGTGCGGCACCGCGAGAACGACGACGGCGCCATGGGCTACTACGTGCTGACGCCGCTGGTGCGGGCGGACGGCTCGGCGGTCATGGTCAACCGCGGCTGGGTCGCGGCGGGCCGCGAGGTGACCCGCGTGCCCGAGGTCGCCGCGCCGCCCGGTGGCGAGGTCACGGTGACCGGCCGGCTGATGGCCGACGAGTCGACGGGCAGCACCGGCATCAGGGAGCGGTCCGGCCTGCCCGACGGCATGGTCATGATGATCAGCAGCCAAGAGCGGGCGGACGCCATGGGCGTTCCCGTGCTGGGCGGCTATCTGGAGCTGACCGCGACCGACCCCGAGCCCGCCGACGGCGAGGCGCAGCCGGCGCCGCTGCCGGAACCCGACCACACGGGCATCGGGGCGCACTTCGCGTACGCGGTGCAGTGGTGGCTGTTCGCCGCGGGGGTCCCGGTGGGCTGGGTGCTGCTGCTGCGGCGCGAGGTCCAGGACCAGCGGCGGGCCGACGCGAAGGCGGCGGCGGGCGGCGGGGACGGCGCGGGCGGGCCCGCGCGGGAACCCGCCGCGGCGGCCGGCGCCTCCTGA
- the amaP gene encoding alkaline shock response membrane anchor protein AmaP yields MLRTVNRVLLVLTGLCLIGGGAAALAAALDLPRRWGFSPPSGWSWRAPHDVLLTHADRTQWREEGWWWPVVIGGLALLVLLSLWWLLAQLRRRRTTEIAIDSGDGAGAVLRGHALENVVAAEAEALPGVDRARVSLTGRRGSPRLSVGLLLTPQAGPDAIVERLRTETVEHARASAGLDALPAEARLRAAQHGEERVN; encoded by the coding sequence ATGCTCCGGACCGTCAACCGGGTCCTGCTCGTCCTGACCGGCCTGTGCCTGATCGGCGGCGGCGCCGCCGCCCTGGCCGCCGCCCTCGACCTGCCCCGCCGGTGGGGCTTCTCGCCGCCCTCCGGCTGGTCCTGGCGCGCCCCGCACGACGTGCTGCTCACCCACGCCGACCGTACGCAGTGGCGCGAGGAGGGCTGGTGGTGGCCGGTGGTCATCGGCGGGCTCGCGCTGCTCGTCCTGCTGTCGCTGTGGTGGCTGCTCGCGCAGCTGAGGCGCCGCAGGACGACCGAGATCGCGATCGACAGCGGGGACGGCGCGGGAGCCGTGCTGCGCGGGCACGCCCTGGAGAACGTGGTGGCCGCCGAGGCCGAGGCGCTGCCGGGCGTCGACCGCGCCCGGGTCAGCCTGACCGGCCGCCGCGGCAGCCCCCGGCTCTCGGTCGGCCTGCTGCTCACCCCGCAGGCCGGGCCCGACGCGATCGTCGAGCGGCTGCGCACCGAGACCGTCGAGCATGCCCGCGCGTCGGCGGGACTCGACGCGCTCCCGGCCGAGGCCAGGCTCCGGGCGGCCCAGCACGGGGAGGAACGCGTCAACTGA
- a CDS encoding ABC-F family ATP-binding cassette domain-containing protein, whose translation MITASGIELRAGARVLIESASFRIARGDRIGLVGRNGAGKTTLTKCLAGDGVPAAGTITRGGEVGYLPQDPRTGDLDVLARDRVLSARGLDTVLRGMRENEQRMATGQGATRVKAMKKYERLETEFLTKGGYAAEAEAATIAASLGLPDRVLAQPLHTLSGGQRRRVELARILFSDADTLLLDEPTNHLDADSVIWLRDFLRTYRGGLVVISHDIDLIETVVNKVFYLDANRAAIDVYNMGWKQYQVQREADEKRRRRERANAEKKAAALNAQADKMRAKATKAVAAQNMARRAERLLAGLEAERQQDKVAKLRFPDPAPCGKTPLTAEGLSKSYGSLEIFADVSLAIDRGSRVVILGLNGAGKTTLLRLLSGIEPPDTGVVTPGHGLKLGYYAQEHETLDPDRTVLENMRTAAPDLDMVDVRKTLGSFLFSGDDVDKPAGVLSGGEKTRLALATLVVSSANVLLLDEPTNNLDPASREEILGALRSFAGAVVLVTHDEGAVDALQPERIILLPDGVEDLWSADYADLVALA comes from the coding sequence ATGATCACCGCTTCCGGCATCGAGCTGCGCGCCGGCGCCCGCGTCCTCATCGAGTCCGCCTCGTTCCGCATCGCCAGGGGCGACCGCATCGGCCTCGTCGGCCGCAACGGGGCGGGCAAGACCACCCTGACCAAGTGCCTGGCCGGCGACGGCGTGCCCGCCGCGGGCACCATCACGCGGGGCGGCGAGGTCGGCTACCTGCCGCAGGACCCGCGCACCGGCGACCTCGACGTGCTGGCCCGCGACCGGGTGCTGTCGGCCCGCGGCCTTGACACGGTGCTGCGCGGCATGCGCGAGAACGAGCAGCGCATGGCCACGGGCCAGGGCGCCACCCGGGTCAAGGCGATGAAGAAGTACGAGCGCCTGGAGACCGAGTTCCTCACCAAGGGCGGCTACGCGGCCGAGGCGGAGGCGGCCACCATCGCCGCGAGCCTCGGCCTGCCGGACCGGGTGCTCGCCCAGCCGCTGCACACTCTGTCGGGCGGGCAGCGGCGCCGCGTCGAGCTGGCCCGCATCCTGTTCTCCGACGCCGACACGCTGCTGCTCGACGAGCCGACCAACCACCTCGACGCCGACTCCGTCATCTGGCTGCGCGACTTCCTGCGCACCTACCGCGGCGGTCTTGTCGTGATCTCCCACGACATCGACCTCATCGAGACGGTCGTCAACAAGGTCTTCTACCTGGACGCCAACCGCGCGGCCATCGACGTCTACAACATGGGCTGGAAGCAGTACCAGGTGCAGCGCGAGGCCGACGAGAAGCGGCGCAGGCGCGAACGGGCGAACGCGGAGAAGAAGGCCGCCGCCCTCAACGCCCAGGCCGACAAGATGCGGGCGAAGGCCACCAAGGCCGTCGCCGCGCAGAACATGGCCCGCCGCGCCGAGCGGCTGCTCGCGGGACTTGAGGCGGAGCGGCAGCAGGACAAGGTGGCCAAGCTGCGGTTCCCCGACCCCGCGCCCTGCGGCAAGACACCGCTGACGGCCGAGGGGCTGTCGAAGTCCTACGGGTCGCTCGAAATCTTCGCCGACGTCTCCCTGGCCATCGACCGCGGCTCGCGTGTGGTCATCCTGGGGCTCAACGGCGCGGGCAAGACGACGCTGCTCCGCCTGCTGTCCGGCATCGAGCCCCCCGACACCGGCGTGGTCACGCCGGGGCACGGGCTCAAGCTCGGCTACTACGCGCAGGAGCACGAGACGCTCGACCCCGACCGCACGGTCCTGGAGAACATGCGCACCGCGGCCCCCGACCTGGACATGGTCGACGTGCGCAAGACGCTCGGGTCGTTCCTGTTCTCCGGCGACGACGTCGACAAGCCCGCCGGGGTGCTCTCGGGCGGGGAGAAGACGCGGCTCGCGCTGGCGACCCTGGTGGTCTCCTCGGCGAACGTGCTGCTGCTCGACGAGCCGACGAACAACCTGGACCCGGCCAGCCGGGAGGAGATCCTCGGGGCCCTGCGGAGCTTCGCCGGCGCCGTCGTCCTCGTGACCCACGACGAGGGCGCCGTGGACGCGCTCCAGCCGGAGCGGATCATCCTGCTGCCCGACGGGGTCGAGGACCTGTGGAGCGCCGACTACGCGGACCTGGTCGCGCTCGCCTGA
- a CDS encoding Asp23/Gls24 family envelope stress response protein has product MDVQGKQLGTRRGTGDPATRGRTTIADGVVAKIAGMAARDVVGVHAMGSGLSRTFGAVRDRVPGASKSATRGVKAEVGEVQTALDLEIVVEYGVSIADVSRTVRENVIASVERMTGLEVVEVNINVGDVNLPDDEEEDDERPPLQ; this is encoded by the coding sequence ATCGACGTACAGGGCAAGCAGCTCGGCACGCGTCGCGGAACGGGCGACCCGGCGACGCGCGGCCGGACCACGATCGCGGACGGCGTCGTCGCCAAGATCGCGGGCATGGCGGCGCGCGACGTGGTCGGCGTGCACGCCATGGGCAGCGGGCTCTCCCGCACGTTCGGGGCCGTCAGGGACCGGGTCCCCGGCGCGAGCAAGTCGGCGACCCGCGGCGTCAAGGCGGAGGTGGGCGAGGTCCAGACGGCCCTCGATCTCGAAATCGTCGTCGAGTACGGCGTTTCCATCGCCGATGTCTCCCGTACGGTACGGGAGAACGTGATCGCGTCCGTCGAGCGGATGACGGGCCTCGAAGTGGTCGAGGTCAACATCAACGTGGGCGATGTGAACCTCCCGGACGACGAAGAGGAAGACGACGAACGGCCGCCGCTCCAGTAG
- a CDS encoding DUF3099 domain-containing protein — protein MRRRQRKTDTTVFRITQARRGLEEDVRDRQRRYIISMLVRTLAVVLTITLWNVNRPFAVVALVLGTLLPYIAVVIANAGRENVPSLPSAFVGGEPRPALPPPGGGDLHNRS, from the coding sequence ATGCGAAGGCGACAGCGCAAGACCGACACGACGGTCTTCCGGATCACCCAGGCCCGCAGGGGCCTGGAGGAGGACGTCCGGGACCGGCAGCGGCGCTACATCATCTCGATGCTGGTGCGGACCCTCGCGGTGGTCCTCACGATCACGCTGTGGAACGTGAACCGGCCGTTCGCGGTCGTGGCGCTGGTCCTGGGCACGCTGCTGCCGTACATCGCGGTCGTGATCGCGAACGCGGGCCGCGAGAACGTGCCGTCGCTGCCGTCGGCCTTCGTCGGCGGCGAGCCGCGGCCCGCGCTGCCGCCGCCGGGAGGCGGAGACCTGCACAACCGGAGCTGA
- a CDS encoding nucleopolyhedrovirus P10 family protein — MGSDQLAHAVRRQLSLGRLLPLGGPADGAWLAERAAAPVLRGAAERVPGVVVEDLRVAPAGDAVAALAAGAPPSALPPGPLRVEAVVVADAALPLPRTTAAVRAALAGAAAERLGLAVTDVDLTVRDVLTARELAALRTRGRPPAASVPSAAVTEHAEGTEDAETAADAENAAAPVAAAVLAVPGVRGLTDVPGGRLRAVEIPADGRRPVRVQVAVDEAHRALDVARAVARAASAAAGRAGGAAVVVTDTVPAGR; from the coding sequence ATGGGTTCGGACCAGCTGGCGCACGCGGTGCGGCGGCAGTTGAGCCTGGGCCGGCTGCTGCCGCTCGGCGGCCCGGCGGACGGCGCCTGGCTCGCGGAGCGCGCCGCGGCACCGGTCCTGCGCGGCGCGGCGGAGCGCGTGCCCGGGGTGGTGGTCGAGGATCTGCGGGTGGCTCCCGCGGGGGACGCGGTGGCCGCGCTCGCCGCGGGCGCCCCGCCGAGCGCGCTGCCGCCCGGCCCGTTGCGCGTGGAGGCCGTTGTCGTGGCCGACGCGGCCCTGCCGCTGCCGCGCACGACGGCCGCCGTCCGGGCCGCGCTGGCCGGGGCCGCGGCCGAGCGGCTCGGGCTCGCGGTGACGGACGTGGATCTGACGGTCCGCGATGTCCTGACGGCGCGGGAGCTGGCGGCCCTGCGCACGCGCGGCCGGCCGCCGGCCGCCTCGGTCCCGTCGGCGGCGGTCACCGAGCACGCAGAGGGCACCGAGGACGCCGAGACCGCAGCGGACGCCGAGAACGCGGCGGCCCCGGTGGCCGCCGCGGTGCTCGCGGTGCCGGGCGTGCGCGGCCTGACCGACGTGCCCGGCGGCCGGCTGCGGGCGGTGGAGATCCCGGCCGACGGGCGGCGTCCTGTGCGCGTGCAGGTCGCGGTCGACGAGGCGCACCGGGCGCTGGACGTCGCGCGCGCGGTGGCGCGCGCCGCCTCGGCCGCGGCGGGCCGCGCCGGAGGTGCCGCCGTCGTGGTGACGGACACCGTTCCGGCCGGCCGCTGA
- the moaA gene encoding GTP 3',8-cyclase MoaA, translating into MLLDTYGRIATDLRVSLTDRCNLRCTYCMPEEGLSWLAKPELLTDDEIVRLVDIAVTRLGVTEVRFTGGEPLLRPGLVSIVERCAGLRPRPRLSLTTNGIGLERMAVALRAAGLDRVNVSLDTTDPEVFARITRRRRHGDVLRGLAAAKAAGLDPVKVNSVLMPGLNETEAPDLLAWAVEHGYELRFIEQMPLDAQHGWRRSDMVTAGDILESLRTRFTLTPEEERGSAPAERWLVDGGPHRVGVIASVTRPFCRTCDRTRLTADGQVRTCLFAREESDLRGALRSGADDAELAERWRTAMWGKKAGSGLDDPSFVQPQRPMSAIGG; encoded by the coding sequence ATGCTGCTCGACACCTACGGGCGAATCGCGACGGACCTCCGGGTCTCGCTGACCGACCGGTGCAACCTGCGCTGCACGTACTGCATGCCGGAGGAGGGCCTGTCCTGGCTCGCCAAGCCGGAGTTGCTGACCGACGACGAGATCGTCCGGCTGGTGGACATCGCCGTCACACGGCTGGGCGTGACCGAGGTCAGGTTCACCGGCGGGGAACCGCTGCTGCGCCCCGGCCTGGTCTCCATCGTCGAGCGCTGCGCCGGCCTGCGCCCCCGGCCCAGGCTGTCCCTGACGACGAACGGCATCGGCCTCGAACGCATGGCCGTCGCCCTCCGCGCCGCCGGCCTCGACCGGGTGAACGTGTCGCTCGACACCACCGACCCCGAGGTGTTCGCGCGCATCACCCGGCGCCGGCGGCACGGCGACGTGCTGCGCGGCCTGGCCGCCGCCAAGGCCGCGGGACTCGACCCGGTGAAGGTCAACTCGGTGCTGATGCCGGGGCTCAACGAAACGGAGGCGCCCGACCTGCTGGCCTGGGCGGTCGAGCACGGCTACGAACTGCGTTTCATCGAGCAGATGCCGCTGGACGCCCAACACGGCTGGCGCCGTTCCGACATGGTCACGGCAGGCGACATCCTGGAGTCGCTGCGCACCCGTTTCACCCTCACGCCCGAGGAGGAGCGCGGCTCCGCGCCGGCGGAACGCTGGCTGGTGGACGGCGGCCCGCACCGGGTCGGCGTCATCGCCTCCGTCACCCGGCCCTTCTGCCGGACCTGCGACCGCACCCGGCTGACCGCCGACGGGCAGGTGCGCACGTGCCTGTTCGCGCGGGAGGAGTCGGACCTGCGCGGCGCCCTGCGCTCCGGAGCGGACGACGCGGAGCTGGCGGAGCGGTGGCGGACCGCGATGTGGGGGAAGAAGGCCGGATCAGGTCTGGACGACCCCTCGTTCGTCCAGCCGCAGCGCCCGATGTCAGCGATCGGCGGCTGA